Below is a window of Coriobacterium glomerans PW2 DNA.
TGGCAGAAGTGCGGGGTTCTGCGAGATGCCCCCGCCGATCACGAAGCAGTCCGGGTCGATGCTGTACTGCAAATTGAAGATGGTCGTCGCGAGAACATGGCACATCGCATCCACCTCCGCGCGCGCCTGCTCGCATTCGATCCCGGCGACCCCGGAATGCGCGAGCTCGAACAGCTCCTTTCCGGAGCAGACGGTGCCCCGGGCGGCGTTGAAGCGCTTCGCCGCGTTGACGATGGTGCCGGCGTCGCTCACGGTGCGTCCGCTGGCCTGCAGGATGAAACCGAACTCACCAGCGAGCAGGTGTCGGCCACGGTGGACCTTTCCGTCGATCACGACGGCGCCGCCCACGCCGGTGCCCAGTATGAGAAATACCGCATCTTTGACGTCGCGTGCGGCTCCCGACAGCGATTCTGCGAGCGCGGCGCAGTTCGCGTCGTTCTCGATCGCGACCGGAGCCGCCAAGCGCCGCTCCAGCTCCTCAACGATCTGAAAGCCGTGTATGTAGGGGACGGCGCTGGCTCCTCCGATGCGGCCCTCATCTTGGTCGACGGCACCGGGGCTGCTGATCGCAACACCCTCGATGTCGGCGATCCGTCGCATCTGCGCGACGGCGTCCTCGACAACAGCGTAGAAGGCGCTCAGATCCGAAGGAGTCGGGACGGCGGCTCGACAGCAGAGTCCGGTCGCATCGCCCTCATGCCGATAGAGCGCGAACTTGACGGAGGTGCCGCCGATATCGATGACGGCGAGACTCATATGCGCCCTCTTTTTCCGTAGTCCAGATAGTCGAGGGCGAGCTGGCAGTATGTCATGTTCGCCCAAGAGAACCATGTCCGCGTGAAGCGGGTCGGATCATCGGCGTGCACGCCCTCGTGGCATTGGCCCGTCTGCGCGCTCGTCGCACAGATTCGCTCCAGACGATCCGCTTTGACACTCGGATCCCGTGAGACCAGCCCTTCCATAGCGAGGGCGATCGGCCAGACGTAGCGCTTCGGTGTGTGCTCGCTGCCGATGCCGGAAAGCGCTCGTCCGCGGTAGAAATAGGGGTTCTCAGCGCTCAGGACAAACGACTTCGTCGCCTGCCAGAGCGAAGATTCGGCGTCGATCGCTCCGAGATACGGCAGCGAGAGCAAGCTCGGAGTGTTGGCATCGTCCATGAATCGGGCACCACCAAGCCCGTCGACCTCGTAGGCGAAGCCGATACGCCCGTTGGGGAGCGAAAGAACCGCATGCGCCTCGATCCCATGCTCGATCTCCGCGATCATCGTCGAGGCGCGCCTCGCAAGCTCATGGTTGCTCTCGCCGATCAGCGGCAGGAGCGCTCCGAGCACGCTGGACGCGAACATGTTCGCCGGCACGTGGTAGCCGAGCTCGCAGCGGTTATCGCTGGGTCGAAAGCCGTTCCAGATCATGCCGGTGCGCTCGACCGGGGTTCCTCGTCCGTCGCAGGGCAGAGTATCGTTCTCCGCGCACCCCGCGCGACGAAAGAAGTACGGCGAGCTGTCATGGC
It encodes the following:
- a CDS encoding ROK family protein, translating into MSLAVIDIGGTSVKFALYRHEGDATGLCCRAAVPTPSDLSAFYAVVEDAVAQMRRIADIEGVAISSPGAVDQDEGRIGGASAVPYIHGFQIVEELERRLAAPVAIENDANCAALAESLSGAARDVKDAVFLILGTGVGGAVVIDGKVHRGRHLLAGEFGFILQASGRTVSDAGTIVNAAKRFNAARGTVCSGKELFELAHSGVAGIECEQARAEVDAMCHVLATTIFNLQYSIDPDCFVIGGGISQNPALLPDLERALDDVMARVAIARVRPDIRIAKHQAEANLLGAVFNFEQQMRRGRKP
- a CDS encoding glycoside hydrolase family 125 protein; this encodes MTIDVNAAAGALRAFADRHPLPTAQTQRMFRDLLPDALERAVTLLPDGTCFVATGDLPAMWLRDATFQVLPYVYLADEIPALAELARRVLRRELRFVRLDPYANAFNETPSGAHWSDDETDVEVNPQVWERKFEIDTLCAPLLLALRLIDRTGDTSILDDEFWATFDVILSTFETEQRHDSSPYFFRRAGCAENDTLPCDGRGTPVERTGMIWNGFRPSDNRCELGYHVPANMFASSVLGALLPLIGESNHELARRASTMIAEIEHGIEAHAVLSLPNGRIGFAYEVDGLGGARFMDDANTPSLLSLPYLGAIDAESSLWQATKSFVLSAENPYFYRGRALSGIGSEHTPKRYVWPIALAMEGLVSRDPSVKADRLERICATSAQTGQCHEGVHADDPTRFTRTWFSWANMTYCQLALDYLDYGKRGRI